The following nucleotide sequence is from Pungitius pungitius chromosome 6, fPunPun2.1, whole genome shotgun sequence.
TGGAGGGAAGCAACATTAGGAGGCTACATCCTTGTTAGAGCTCAATGTGATGTTGACTCAACAAACCGGTTACAGTGAATACGACATGCAGTGTACATAATAACCAGGAAGTCTCTACAAACACTTGTTTTTATTAGGGTGCAGACATCCATTCAATATATTAGAAAAACCAACATGTGAAGAAAAGCTACATGGTATTTTACTTCAGAGGGGCGGATTATTCAAGACTaatatttatacacatataaTATACATCACCATGATCCATTGTAAGAGAGGAATTCACAATGACAAACtatgaaaataatatatttatcaATGGTAATATTTGAAACAATCCATAGCATAAGGCtttgacacaacagcaattgGTATAAGTGtgcaatgacctttgaccttcagctATGGTTAACGCTCCGAGTAGTGAGAGGTCGCTGCTCTGAAGTAAGTTTGTCTGTGTGGCGGACAGGCAAAGCGTCGCACATCTTCTATTGCTTTGCAAAGGAGTAAAGTGCTGTGGTCGACCGACCTGGTTCTgccgtcatttttttttttaagaacatcaagtgtgtctgtggtcacaaaaacaaaaatgtatgtgGGGAAGTGCATAGGTGGAGAGGTAGGTGGGTTCAAACACTCGGATGGGGAGGCCAAACAAGCCGACAGAGTTCAGTGGGCTCCCCTCTGTCGGCAGGACGATGCTGAATGTAAAGACAGAGCCAGACATCTTTTAtacagccattaaaaaaaacaaggaaaagaaaagacaaaacttGAATTTCATCAACACCTTTACTGCTTGACAACACGTTAAGATTTAAACTGTGATAAGGGTAAATTCGTGAATTTGTGACGTGACTgtgttcacaaaaaaaaaaaacacaaagtgggAGCTTTAAGGCCAAAGCTGCCTTGTGCGCTCATTTAATGTGCATGGAGGAAGTATGTGATGCACGCATAggaatgtgtgtgcacgttagTGTTCCCCTGATGCACAGTCGTAGTAGATGGGTTTGTGTGGGGCACCAGCTGTGGGCATTCGGGCTGTTGCTGCTACTGTGGGAGCCTCTGACCGGTCACAGGCCTCCGTGCTGCAGGTCTTCTTTTAACAAATGGCACACAAATCCACTCCAGCTGTTCTCATAGAGGCATCACAATCCAAGTCAAGCTGTGGTGTTCATGTACATAGGACATTCTGCCACTtctctcgccccccctccctctttctctcactctttgGCACTTGGAGGAATGTGTGGaagcagggagagagggagggatggatggcgggagggggagggggttccctggtctgtgtgtctctctctctcgctctctctctctcgctctctctccgcCTATTTGGagagtttgctgatgacacggATCAGTGCTCCATTTTCATCTTTTAGACGCTGGTTGTCGGCTCTCAAATCAACCAGAACCTGGTGGTAACAATTATGCGTGCAttacaacaaaatataaaaaacagttTGATTTATGGATGTTAGGATTACCCTCTATAGGTAGTTTTTACTTTTAGATTGACAATCTATTCGTATTAATAAATGGTGCTAACAAAGCTATCACCACACAACTTAAAAAGGAGGCCGGACACATAATTCATGTTGAATACAAGTTTTGATCAGTTGGTtagacatttaaatatgtttatcTGCTTTGTCAACAACACTAGTTTCTATACAGTAAATATGAAGATCCAGGTATGATTGATTGCTCCCCACTTCACAGGGTTTGAATTTACCTTCAGACGGCCCCTCAAATGGCGGTCTCTCTTTGATTCAAGTCTTCACGCTACACTAACTAAGCTAAGCAGCGGCCAGCCAAGTGGAATCAATAGCATATTTCCCAAAATACTGAAAAACTCCTTTAGAGAAAAGGACTTTACCTATTCATTCTGTATTACTGGAGACGTCAGACAATTATGAGAGAAAATTGTGAGAGCGCAGAGATCAGATGGGTTCGAGGTAGTTGTTCGGTAGACAAACAGAAACATCCATTAATGCGAAAGACAACCACAGTAATGACATGTAACAGAAAACATCACACCCACTGAAAACAAAGGTCGAGAGCGGGCGCCTACTGCATTAAACATCTCTACCGTGTTCCTCCACAACACTGCTGCCTGCACAAGCTAAAGCCAAGCTAATCAAGCAGAAGCATGCAAAGTGTCTGCGGGCCGTGATAAGGACTCGTCTCCTCACCTTCAGCTCTTCGTCCAGCTCGGCCATCCGACGCTCCAACATCCTGCGGTCCTGATGCCAGGGGAACGTGAGGCagagtgtgtgggagagaggggggggtgaagggaggaAGAAGGACCACACAAGGTCAGTGACAGCAGGTGAGAAAGTGGTTTTAAgtgggatgaggaggagagggggggggggggggaagagagcatCAACAGATAGCAGGGGTGGCGGTCGTGAGGCAGTCAAAGCAACAAAGATAACTTTAAGAGGTGCACTCAGTGGAGTGCGGATGTCCACCAGGTACGTCTGCAAGAACCACTACAGAGCAACAAACCCGCCCCGCACCCAGTCTAGACGCAGGgtgtcacaaaacaaaaaaaacactgcattcaAACTGCAAAGCCAGCGGTGTGTGTGATTGTATTTATGTCAGTGAGTCGCCCAACAAATCGCACAAAAAAAGTGAGCCGACTTACAACCACTCATGTAGGAAAACCAACGATTTATAAGAACAGATGTAAAAATACACTTCACTCGaactcttaaaaaataaaacaagcagtGAGGTTTGCAACCAAATGGCCACGGCCATGCACCCAGCAGCTTGTGTCTTGGTGGTTCCACTAGCTGTTAGCAGGTAGCCAAACACACCGTGTGTGCACGCTTGGTAgttaaaacacactgtaaaGTGCAGGGGTTGGAGACACACTCCGCTGTGCCATCCCTAGTGGGGGCTGCTTAATAGTAGTGAGCTAGGAGTCAGCAGGCACTCCGTGGTGGTATggagaaagacaaaagaaagtAATAAAAAGCGCGAGTCACCGCAACCACAAGCAGTCCGTGAGCGCATAGCACTCTCAGTTTGGTGGTGGGCGATGAGAGGTTAGCCGCGGTGCACACCCTTTCATTCACGTGTGCAGAGAACAACCACTAGCGCCATCGGTGGGGATGCGTTACCTTTCTCTCCAGGTCCAGCAGGGCTGAACAGTCAGTGAAGCGCTCCTGCCTCTGTTGGACAAAAGCGACAAAAGCGTTAACCCCATCGTGCAAAACACTGCCCGTGTGCATAAAAGGTTGTAAAGAAAAAGGTTGTAAATGTTAAAGTTCAGTTTGGAACATTTAGGTGCAGATGTCTCTCTGCTCATGTGTATTTCCAATTTAAGCGCGACAACAATCCCTGTGTCTACAGTGAAAGGATGATGGTAAAGTAGTCATGAAGTTGCAAAAGTCCGTTACACAACATTGTTTATGTtcgctaacattagctaacattagccacTATCAGCTACTAGTCATACCAGACCAAGTAAGGCTATAGAGGCAGAACTCCCGAGTGCAAAGATGAAAGCAAAGCTGCATTTCTTCAAAAAGGTTGTCGGACAAGACAGATTAAACCTAGATCCAAATCTACTAGAATTACTGGTTCATTTGTGTATCCAGGGATGAGCGATGGCTCCCTATTATTTGACTAGAGTCAAGAGACTGAAGTTACCTTTAGACAAAGCTAAGCAGCAGCTGGAATGCTCACGGTTCTGTGCCTACGCAAACCAGCAAAGTTTACATCCAGTGTCATCACTTCAACCCACCAGACAACGGTGTAAAATTGTACAAATAAACATATAAATTCTTCGTTTTGTGAGGTCAAAGTGAGCATGGCCTTCGATCACCAAAATTCAATATcggatcatttttttctttacgtTAAAATCAAAGTTAACATTTGTGCAAAATTTGAGGAAGTGATTCCTTCCAGAGATATCGCGATCACATGACGACCTGAGAGCGTCACACACCACGGAAAGAATGTGTGGTTGGTTTCAATCGTTAAATATACTATTTTGGATCAACAAAATAAAGTTTGAGGTGTCGgtgtatttaattaattaatttaaccATAATAGTTATTCTATATAACCTGTTGATCACTGATCACTTTCAAATGCTTCTGCATGCGCCATGTTACAATGACAGTTAGGATTAGGCTAGGAGCGGTTTTGATTTGGGTCAAgataagaaatgtgtgtgtgtgtgttttgtcaccTGTGTGGCCTTTTCCAGATCCAACCTGGTCTGACTGATAATCCTCTGGGTGTCCTGCAGTTGAGACTGGAGCTGACTATTTTCTCTGGAGACGTCCTCGAACAACTGacacgcaaacaaacaaacagcagtcAACGAGTGGGACAAACgggaaaaacaactttttggAATTGTCCCCGCATCGGTTCCGTTGGCTGACCTTCTTAAAATCCTTGCCGTCGGAGACTGCTCCCTGGGTGCAGTCGTTTAAGGACCTGGTGGTGGAGCAGAGATCAGAGACACGGCTGTCAATGAGACTTTGGTGGCAGAATGAAGATGGAGGGCTACTCGAACAAAAGAATTCATACCTGGAACTCAAGTGTTGGTTCGTCTGTaagcagagaagaggaggagagaacaagtTACGTCTGGTATCTTACCGCTAcggtatataatataaaaaacacacacacacctgtggatCCAGCCCACTGCTTGAgacctcttcctctccactggGATAATTGTCATCACTCTGCCGATGACACAGACACCATAATGTGCCCTTATCAGATGCTGCGGTCAAGTAACAATGTGGCTGTTATTTTCCTTGTATTTCTTTAGACTTTATACATTGTTTACCTCCCCGGTCCTCTGTGCCTTCCTTCTGGCCCGAGCTTGTCTCCTCTCCCTGCGTTCCCTGGCCCATCGCTCGGTCTCGCTCTCCCCTGTGCTGGCCTCAACGACTGGAACGAAGCCAGACAGCAGTCGTTTATGAGTAAAATCAAATGTTCCACCGACTCATTGTCAAGCCGAACGTCCTGTTGGATTAGGGACGCCGAGGCGTGTACCTCTCCTGTCCTGGGTCTGAGGGCGGGGCGTGCCAGCGGGCTGCGTGAGACCCAGCAGGTCGGACTTCTGCAGACTGGCGATGCGAGACCTCCAGCTGACTTCCTGCAAACACAGTACCACCCtgctctgtgatgtcacatggcGTTACGTAAGAGCGGCCGGCACGGGGCTATAACTGTGATATGTGGCTctcaccccctcctctcccttcctcgctttcgcctccttctctttttccttctcctcctcctcctccttcttttctctcactTTGCTGTCCGTCTTCATCGTCTTCTCTGCCTCCTGCAGATCCGTTAGCGTCACCCCcttgatgtaaaaaaagaaaacccgtGTTATGTACCAGACTCACAAAATACAAGTGCCTCTGTGGACGTGGTGCGGTTTGTACCTGAGTGGAGCGGCGGGACTGCCGTGCATGTCTAGAGCGAGCCTTCCTCTGTGCCTCGGCTTCCTCGTCCCGCACTGGCGTCAGATACGATCTACACAAGTCACGCACCTTTAGATTCCACGCAGTGCCAACACAAGcatgcgcaaacacacacagacacacacaccacgttgACTCACTTGCGCCTCTGCTTGGCCTCCTGTTCTCCTGAGCTCTGAGAGTTGGAGGTGGTGGTGACAGCAGGCCGATCCTTCTTTTCTGTCTGTTCCTGAGAAAGTCTAATAGAGAGAGGAGCAGGGCGGAGGGGggtgtgggaagggggggggaaggtaaGAGATGGTCAACTGATCTTTCAGACAAGTTAGGCAAATGAATTGGAAAgtgaatgtaaaagtaaaaagaccTCTGGGACGAGACACTATTAAGGCGGCTGAGTCCAGCGGAGCTGGGTCCTGTGCTTGCTGAGGTCACGGTGGGGTCGTCCAGTCTTTTTCCATAAGATGAGCTTAAATAACAAGGCAAAGCTTATCAGTAACAAAGACAGCtttcacagccacacacacacacacacacattagtacTCACTGCTGGGGGAACACGGTTAGCTGtgacaaagcaacaacaaaaataacacaataacgAGACAGCAAACAAATACGAGTCAGGCAGTGAGCAGCACGACTGACCTGTGAAGCAAAGAGGGGGTGGAACTAGTGAAATCATTCACTGATTGACTATGAAGGCGCCGGGTGTAAGAGGAGCTACGACTTAGCCAACTGAGGGGAGACAGAAAaggggcggggggagaggggggggacaaggaCACATATGCAGTGACTCCGAAAAACAGACACTGGTTTCACAAGCGCAGACGCACCCGGGAGCGCCGGCCCACCTGTTGGAGTTGTCAGAGCTGCTGTCCGGGATGCTGAGGAGTCTCCGTGTCGGGATGGGCGGGACCCGGGCGAGCCGCGGCTCCTGAGGACAACGGGTGAGACCGGTTCAtcacttgcttttttttttgttgttgtttaaatcCAAGAAGCCTTTTATTCGGCTGGTTTCACGGGTGCATGACCGCTGGAATCGTGCGAGCACCTTGGCGTCGGCCTCGGAGCTCAGGCGGGGACTGGAGGCGGAGCGGCTCATGCCCAGCAGAGTGTCTGGAGGCCTGCTGGGGTCCTGGCTGGATTCGGACAGTCCGGCTGAGCCCAGAGTCGTCGAGCTGCCCGCCTTCCTCAGAGAGGTCCTCCAGGAGCCCGGGGCCTCGGGGGCCGGGGGCTTGCCCGGCTCCTGCTACAGAGACGGCAGGACTCATCAACCTCTTTTGCTCGTTGTCGTCACGGGGCGAAAGCAAGCGCTCGACGTTACCTTTTTCTCTGGGCCGGCTGCGGTGCTCGTTGGCACGGAGGTAGGGAGCAGGCTGGTGGTGTTGCGTTTGTTGTTCAAGTTATTAATAAGCTCTcggttttttgctttttctgcAAAGATCAGAAACCCCTCCATTAAAAGATGCCCGTCAGTGAAACAGAACGCATCTCCTCACTTGGGCCTCATAACCCGGACTCCACGGGAGGGCAGCTCCTCTCACCCGACTCCGCGTCGCTCTCcgactcgctctcctcctccgagctggagctgctggaggccttCCCCTGGCTCTGAGGCTGGCTCTGTCCCGTcggcccttcctcctcctcgtcctcggccGGGCTGCCCTGCAGGGCAGGAGGTGGGTGCTTCTCCCGCTCGTGGAGGCAGATCTTCTCTTTGCTGCTCATACGAGAGATAGAAGTCCTGCAGGGGCGGGGCCAAGGTGGGGTGGAACAACAGGTGGCATGCGGGGAGCTGATCAGTGAGGGCAAACATTCCCACGGGCAGCCAATTAGAGCGAGCATGCGCCGGTCATCACATCAGTGGGTGAGACAGTGGGTCACTCTCTGGGATGCAGGGTGTAGCACTGCTGTCTTATCACTGGATCACCGTGTAGCTCTATCAGCTAATTTGGTCTTGACCAGATTGTTTCTAGTTGGCTAcgatttcttatttttttcatgctgAAATGATTATTTTAGAGCTTATCCCTGGTAAATATACAATACTTAAAGTCAGGCTTCTTTGTAAAGAAACTCTTTAGATCTGTCAGATCTAAATCATCTAATTCTTCTTCATTTAATTTGCTTggttaatttaaatatttgcagACAATTATAATATATTGCATATACTGTGATGGATGATTTTATCAGTATTGTAGACCTCTATATTGTAAGATCTCTAGtttattagtttatttatttttatttgaattttattagccttttttcttcctcctatTCTTCAATGACTATTTATGGATTGTGAGTTTTTAGGTATttatatcctttttttaaactttttgtattcatttatccaaattaaacagtaacatttagCATTCTGTATTTACACGGTGTCACACTCCGCAAACTACATCCATCCGCTCTAATGTGATTGGATGAATGCACCGCGGTTCAAAGGAATGCTAACATCACACCTGCATGCAAACTACTGGTACTGGGATTACTGGGAATCTGCTGAGGAACAGCGTAGCGTgtgcccacaaacacacacaaacacatgctcgCACACCAACACGCTGGCACTGACCTGCGTGTACGAACCGGTACCATGGAGATCTGCGGTCCAATCTCAATAACAggagtctgtttctctttctcgcTACGTAACTGAAGAGAAATATAAACACGTATAAACACAGAGAACATTTGCCGCTGTAAAACCATCAATCATATCGGGTTTATCTAACTTAGCGAGATAGTTGTGGAGCGTCGCGCGAAAGGCCCACTCACCgccttctgcttcttctgcagctcctccagggcgTCCGCGAGTTTCTCGTCCGCAACATCTAGAGGTGTTTGGCCCTACAAGGGCATTCGCGCCGCATTGTTAGTCACGccgcaaaaacaaaaagcacggCATTTACATAACGGCTTAGGCCCGGGCAAAAGGTCGCTTCGCCTCGCAGCTCACCACGTTGTTGACGGCCGTCATGTCGCACATGTGGTCGGCCAGCAGGGAGCacacctcctcctgcccccagTGAGCTGCCGCGTGCAGCGGCGTCCACCCGTCGATGTCCCCGCTGTCCACGTCCACCCCGCACTGTAACAGCACCCTGAGGAGAGGAACGGGTGAGGAACAGCCACGggaggtcgagggggggggggggggtttgggtgcGTTTGCGCTACCAGATGATGTGCCCCGGCGGGTGGACGGATTCTCACTTCAGGACTTCGATGTAACCTTTGGCAGCAGCGACGTGCAGAGCGGTCGCTTTGGTGTTCGGGTGAGGTGTGAGGGTGCCTCCGCCCGCCAGCACCGCCGTGGCGTCCTGCAGCAtgaccctctcctcctccttccggGCCATGTCCACATCGATTGCTGTGGTGCACACGTGGGATATACATATGTTCAATGTTCAAGTGAACAGTGTCAGCAACAGACAACTGCATTAATATTCAAACTCATAATCATTTCTTAGATTTGCCATGTGTGATATGCGCTGCTTGATAGTTGACAGTGCTCAAGGACATAAGCTTGAACCCTCTGTTGCACAGTGACCCCGTCCTCCTTTCCCCTGCCTATTTGTGTCTTCTCTGAGCGAGATGCGTGCTTCAAACGTGAACATTTGTAACAGGACAAAAATGCAGAGCAGGTTTTGGGCATTTATGGACATGATTTTTTCCACTCAGAGTGAGTTCCTGATTTATTCCCCTTGGTGGTGGGAACCACTCATTCAAACCACATGGAATATACAGTGAGGCAGATAAAAGCCCCTTTAGGTAAAGACTTCCGCCTCCACTCATCTGCTTCATCAAAATGACAGGCACACCTGCATACAATATACTGTTGTCTCAATAGGACAAAGCGGACGCAGCATCTGACCTTCTGGAGTGGAAGAGCTCAGGTCGACGTCGCGATTTCTCACCTTGTTTCTTGATTTCGCCTTTGAGAAGTCTCTCCATGGTGTCTTCTGTGGCCACGTCCAGAGGAAGCTCTCCTTCACTGTTCACCGCTCCGACATGAGCGCCGTGCTCTATCAGGTAcctttaaataatattaaaaggGTATTAAACCACACAGGCAGCCGGCTTACAGTGTGGAGTTGagcatgaaatgttttttattcaaaaagagGCTCCGATAAATCagtttttacaaaaacacaaaaaaataaagtgaaaatgcTTGGAACACATTTGGAGTTTGGAAGAAGGGATTTTGAGGACTCAAGACATTCCATTAAAATAGCTGGGACAGTTTAGGGTCAAGCAGGCCCTCGGGTGATCATTTGGACACATCTCTGCTATGGAGGGggtttttctgtctcttttgaTGTCTCTCTCATGAATGCCCTTCCTTGCCCGGTCTGTGTGTGCCGGTGGGCAGCCCCTCTCAGCGGGTCTGTTGTTGTGCCATGTTTccctttattttgtattaattgATTTAGTTGTACAGTGgaagttcagttttttttttttttgcatcctaACCCTGATCTGAGAGGACCTCGGTCTTCGTGGCGCCTCTCGCTTAGTGGTGCTGCAGACTCCGGGGTCGTTAAGGACAAGCCTATACATACGCAGATCATGTGACAGATTGCACACAGCTGGACTGTATTTAACCAATTGTGTGACTTCCAGAGGTAACTGTCCTTTGCACTTCCTTCGAATTGTACGCAGGTCCGATATATAAATCCAAGGTTGTAATGCAACACAATAAGAGATCAGAAAGGGGTGAATACTTTAGTTTAGCTAAATGGTGGGCATCACTCACTTAGTGATCTGGATGAAGCCGCAGGAAGCCGCAGCGTGCAGAGGAGTCCAGCCCTCGTTGTCCCCTCTGTTGACGTCACTGCCGCTCTCCACCAGAAACTGCACCATCTCA
It contains:
- the zmp:0000001167 gene encoding protein phosphatase 1 regulatory subunit 12A isoform X2 is translated as MAATDQSRSEAAKQRRQDQLQRWLGWETDQTGPETRGTASGSGTRRAKVRFAQGAVFMAACSAGDREEVAALLRQGADINHANIDGLTALHQACIDENAEMVQFLVESGSDVNRGDNEGWTPLHAAASCGFIQITKYLIEHGAHVGAVNSEGELPLDVATEDTMERLLKGEIKKQAIDVDMARKEEERVMLQDATAVLAGGGTLTPHPNTKATALHVAAAKGYIEVLKVLLQCGVDVDSGDIDGWTPLHAAAHWGQEEVCSLLADHMCDMTAVNNVGQTPLDVADEKLADALEELQKKQKALRSEKEKQTPVIEIGPQISMVPVRTRSKEKICLHEREKHPPPALQGSPAEDEEEEGPTGQSQPQSQGKASSSSSSEEESESESDAESEKAKNRELINNLNNKRNTTSLLPTSVPTSTAAGPEKKQEPGKPPAPEAPGSWRTSLRKAGSSTTLGSAGLSESSQDPSRPPDTLLGMSRSASSPRLSSEADAKEPRLARVPPIPTRRLLSIPDSSSDNSNSWLSRSSSYTRRLHSQSVNDFTSSTPSLLHSSSYGKRLDDPTVTSASTGPSSAGLSRLNSVSSQRLSQEQTEKKDRPAVTTTSNSQSSGEQEAKQRRKSYLTPVRDEEAEAQRKARSRHARQSRRSTQGVTLTDLQEAEKTMKTDSKVREKKEEEEEKEKEKEAKARKGEEGEVSWRSRIASLQKSDLLGLTQPAGTPRPQTQDRRVVEASTGESETERWARERRERRQARARRKAQRTGESDDNYPSGEEEVSSSGLDPQTNQHLSSRSLNDCTQGAVSDGKDFKKLFEDVSRENSQLQSQLQDTQRIISQTRLDLEKATQRQERFTDCSALLDLERKDRRMLERRMAELDEELKVLVDLRADNQRLKDENGALIRVISKLSK
- the zmp:0000001167 gene encoding protein phosphatase 1 regulatory subunit 12A isoform X3; the protein is MAATDQSRSEAAKQRRQDQLQRWLGWETDQTGPETRGTASGSGTRRAKVRFAQGAVFMAACSAGDREEVAALLRQGADINHANIDGLTALHQACIDENAEMVQFLVESGSDVNRGDNEGWTPLHAAASCGFIQITKYLIEHGAHVGAVNSEGELPLDVATEDTMERLLKGEIKKQAIDVDMARKEEERVMLQDATAVLAGGGTLTPHPNTKATALHVAAAKGYIEVLKVLLQCGVDVDSGDIDGWTPLHAAAHWGQEEVCSLLADHMCDMTAVNNVGQTPLDVADEKLADALEELQKKQKALRSEKEKQTPVIEIGPQISMVPVRTRRTSISRMSSKEKICLHEREKHPPPALQGSPAEDEEEEGPTGQSQPQSQGKASSSSSSEEESESESDAESEKAKNRELINNLNNKRNTTSLLPTSVPTSTAAGPEKKQEPGKPPAPEAPGSWRTSLRKAGSSTTLGSAGLSESSQDPSRPPDTLLGMSRSASSPRLSSEADAKEPRLARVPPIPTRRLLSIPDSSSDNSNSSSYGKRLDDPTVTSASTGPSSAGLSRLNSVSSQRLSQEQTEKKDRPAVTTTSNSQSSGEQEAKQRRKSYLTPVRDEEAEAQRKARSRHARQSRRSTQGVTLTDLQEAEKTMKTDSKVREKKEEEEEKEKEKEAKARKGEEGEVSWRSRIASLQKSDLLGLTQPAGTPRPQTQDRRVVEASTGESETERWARERRERRQARARRKAQRTGESDDNYPSGEEEVSSSGLDPQTNQHLSSRSLNDCTQGAVSDGKDFKKLFEDVSRENSQLQSQLQDTQRIISQTRLDLEKATQRQERFTDCSALLDLERKDRRMLERRMAELDEELKVLVDLRADNQRLKDENGALIRVISKLSK
- the zmp:0000001167 gene encoding protein phosphatase 1 regulatory subunit 12A isoform X1, which codes for MAATDQSRSEAAKQRRQDQLQRWLGWETDQTGPETRGTASGSGTRRAKVRFAQGAVFMAACSAGDREEVAALLRQGADINHANIDGLTALHQACIDENAEMVQFLVESGSDVNRGDNEGWTPLHAAASCGFIQITKYLIEHGAHVGAVNSEGELPLDVATEDTMERLLKGEIKKQAIDVDMARKEEERVMLQDATAVLAGGGTLTPHPNTKATALHVAAAKGYIEVLKVLLQCGVDVDSGDIDGWTPLHAAAHWGQEEVCSLLADHMCDMTAVNNVGQTPLDVADEKLADALEELQKKQKALRSEKEKQTPVIEIGPQISMVPVRTRRTSISRMSSKEKICLHEREKHPPPALQGSPAEDEEEEGPTGQSQPQSQGKASSSSSSEEESESESDAESEKAKNRELINNLNNKRNTTSLLPTSVPTSTAAGPEKKQEPGKPPAPEAPGSWRTSLRKAGSSTTLGSAGLSESSQDPSRPPDTLLGMSRSASSPRLSSEADAKEPRLARVPPIPTRRLLSIPDSSSDNSNSWLSRSSSYTRRLHSQSVNDFTSSTPSLLHSSSYGKRLDDPTVTSASTGPSSAGLSRLNSVSSQRLSQEQTEKKDRPAVTTTSNSQSSGEQEAKQRRKSYLTPVRDEEAEAQRKARSRHARQSRRSTQGVTLTDLQEAEKTMKTDSKVREKKEEEEEKEKEKEAKARKGEEGEVSWRSRIASLQKSDLLGLTQPAGTPRPQTQDRRVVEASTGESETERWARERRERRQARARRKAQRTGESDDNYPSGEEEVSSSGLDPQTNQHLSSRSLNDCTQGAVSDGKDFKKLFEDVSRENSQLQSQLQDTQRIISQTRLDLEKATQRQERFTDCSALLDLERKDRRMLERRMAELDEELKVLVDLRADNQRLKDENGALIRVISKLSK